From bacterium, a single genomic window includes:
- a CDS encoding S8 family serine peptidase, whose protein sequence is MRFARPVPFSRLIALLGLVAVLAAAAATAVAAEAPKTWHFLPATETGADAFRAADPARDGRGVVVAILDTGIDAHAPGLQRTTTGETKLIDVQDFSTEGHWETAAAVLDSSGTAATPVYATADGLLLRGAHALPVPPTTDAAYPVHIGVISEGDFLNNPGVHDLNDDGDTGDRFGFVVYAAPRADVEAALGVGAGYEFLRGLNETAAATVARERQSTHVWLVVVDTDGNGDLADETPLRDYRVNHDVFALASDNAPDSRALMAWEVNVRANSDQLGAPLPPTVEFHFDDGSHGSHCAGIAAGFEVGGQKDLHGAAPGAWLMSLKIGDNRLSGGATRTGSMKKAYEYAAAFEEKWGIPVVINMSFGINSVQEGDAAMEGWLNDLLAEHPTLYVCTSAGNEGPGLSTTGLPASSYSVISSGAYLAPATAADLYDARLERPTLFAFSSRGGEACKPDVVAPGSAMSTVPAFNDGTGRFNGTSMASPQTAGVVACLVGAARQAGLDIHWGMVKRALIAGGSPVPGLNLNDQGGGLVNAGASWQVLRDLAQSRSAHDVLWYRIATEAPFQGDGKAEAAYWRTPGGIPFAPEKVAFDVTPVFHPDLGPDARDAFFRSFRFRSEADWLRVVSGDRYIRGARAMSVVCTYDGAQLRAPGRYAARVIGSLDGGDLSGLAARELYLWNTVVVGATFGPDAGYMRSWEGRDLVQSAVDRYYVDVPPGASTMRVRLEVSGDTGAQDGAGVYLEIDDPEGTVRGGWSGYARKTGDQIRDLSVAAPELYPGTWELNVVSGIANLDRSDYRLTVSFDGYEVDASGLAGLAPKAPGKPARGALTVTRVFPGVFEGEVTAAITGFAGEREIEVKDTDTWELPFTLDATTPAAAFRLTMTKKVGNLFTDCAINILDADGRAVVSSGFDGLEGEAEVALPAGADKATYTLQVVGAFALAADMADWGFTLAEEYDLAEPVAGTVKRSGGGALKLWAGVPTDLSVAFEGTWPAAPAGLAPAGFVAFRDT, encoded by the coding sequence ATGCGGTTCGCCCGCCCGGTTCCGTTCTCCCGACTGATCGCCCTTCTCGGCCTGGTGGCCGTCCTGGCGGCCGCCGCCGCGACCGCCGTCGCCGCCGAAGCCCCGAAGACCTGGCATTTCCTGCCCGCCACCGAGACGGGGGCCGACGCCTTCCGGGCCGCCGATCCGGCCCGGGACGGCCGGGGCGTGGTCGTCGCCATCCTGGACACGGGCATCGATGCCCACGCGCCGGGCCTGCAGCGCACCACCACCGGCGAGACCAAGCTCATCGACGTGCAGGACTTCAGCACCGAGGGGCACTGGGAGACGGCCGCGGCCGTCCTCGATTCGTCCGGCACCGCAGCGACTCCCGTCTACGCCACGGCCGACGGCCTGCTGCTGCGGGGCGCCCACGCCCTGCCGGTGCCGCCGACCACCGACGCCGCCTACCCGGTGCACATCGGCGTCATCAGCGAAGGGGACTTCCTGAACAACCCCGGCGTGCACGACCTGAACGACGACGGCGACACGGGCGACCGTTTCGGCTTCGTGGTCTACGCCGCGCCGCGCGCCGACGTGGAGGCGGCCCTGGGCGTGGGGGCGGGCTACGAGTTCCTGCGGGGGCTGAACGAGACCGCGGCCGCCACGGTGGCCCGGGAGCGGCAGTCGACCCACGTCTGGCTCGTGGTGGTCGACACCGACGGCAACGGCGACCTGGCCGACGAGACGCCGCTGCGCGACTACCGCGTGAACCACGACGTCTTCGCCCTGGCCAGCGACAACGCGCCCGACTCCCGCGCGCTCATGGCCTGGGAGGTGAACGTGCGCGCCAACAGCGACCAGCTGGGCGCGCCCCTGCCGCCGACCGTCGAGTTCCACTTCGACGACGGCAGCCACGGTTCCCACTGCGCGGGCATCGCCGCGGGCTTCGAGGTGGGCGGCCAGAAGGACCTGCACGGCGCCGCGCCCGGCGCCTGGCTCATGTCGCTCAAGATCGGCGACAACCGCCTTTCGGGCGGCGCCACCCGCACCGGGAGCATGAAGAAGGCCTACGAGTACGCCGCCGCCTTCGAGGAGAAGTGGGGCATCCCGGTCGTCATCAACATGAGCTTCGGCATCAACTCGGTGCAGGAGGGCGACGCGGCCATGGAGGGCTGGCTGAACGACCTGCTGGCCGAGCATCCGACCCTGTACGTGTGCACCAGCGCGGGCAACGAGGGCCCGGGGCTGTCGACGACCGGCCTGCCGGCCTCGTCGTACAGCGTCATCAGTTCGGGCGCCTACCTGGCCCCGGCCACGGCGGCCGACCTCTACGACGCCCGCCTCGAACGCCCGACCCTTTTCGCCTTCTCCAGCCGCGGCGGCGAGGCCTGCAAGCCCGACGTGGTGGCGCCCGGTTCGGCCATGAGCACCGTGCCCGCCTTCAACGACGGCACCGGCCGCTTCAACGGCACGAGCATGGCCTCGCCCCAGACGGCGGGCGTGGTCGCCTGCCTGGTGGGCGCCGCGCGGCAGGCCGGCCTGGACATCCACTGGGGCATGGTCAAGCGGGCGCTCATCGCGGGCGGCTCGCCGGTGCCCGGCCTGAACCTGAACGACCAGGGCGGCGGGCTGGTGAACGCGGGCGCCTCGTGGCAGGTGCTGCGGGATCTGGCGCAGAGCCGCTCGGCCCACGACGTGCTGTGGTACCGCATCGCCACCGAGGCTCCGTTCCAGGGTGACGGCAAGGCCGAAGCCGCCTACTGGCGCACGCCCGGCGGCATCCCCTTCGCCCCGGAGAAAGTCGCCTTCGACGTGACGCCCGTCTTCCATCCCGACCTCGGACCCGACGCGCGCGACGCGTTCTTCCGCAGCTTCCGCTTCCGCAGCGAAGCCGACTGGCTGCGGGTCGTCTCGGGCGACCGCTACATCCGCGGGGCGCGGGCGATGAGCGTGGTCTGCACCTACGACGGGGCGCAGCTGCGTGCGCCCGGCCGCTATGCCGCCCGGGTGATTGGCAGCCTCGACGGCGGCGACCTGTCGGGCCTCGCGGCGCGCGAGCTCTACCTCTGGAACACGGTCGTGGTCGGCGCGACGTTCGGTCCGGACGCGGGCTACATGCGCAGCTGGGAAGGCCGCGACCTCGTGCAGAGCGCGGTCGACCGCTACTACGTCGACGTGCCGCCCGGTGCCTCGACCATGCGCGTGCGCCTCGAGGTGAGCGGCGACACGGGTGCGCAGGACGGCGCCGGCGTCTACCTGGAGATCGACGATCCCGAGGGCACCGTGCGCGGCGGCTGGTCGGGGTACGCGCGAAAGACCGGCGACCAGATCCGCGACCTGTCCGTCGCGGCGCCCGAACTCTACCCCGGCACCTGGGAGCTGAACGTGGTCAGCGGCATCGCCAATCTCGACCGCAGCGACTACCGCCTGACGGTCTCGTTCGACGGCTACGAGGTCGACGCGTCGGGCCTCGCCGGGCTCGCGCCGAAGGCTCCGGGCAAGCCCGCCCGCGGAGCCCTGACGGTGACGCGCGTCTTCCCCGGCGTGTTCGAGGGCGAGGTGACGGCGGCGATCACCGGCTTCGCCGGCGAGCGCGAGATCGAGGTGAAGGACACCGACACCTGGGAGCTGCCGTTCACCCTCGACGCCACCACGCCCGCGGCGGCGTTCCGGCTGACGATGACGAAGAAGGTGGGCAATCTGTTCACCGACTGCGCCATCAACATCCTCGACGCCGATGGCCGGGCCGTGGTCAGTTCGGGCTTCGACGGCCTCGAGGGCGAGGCCGAGGTGGCCCTGCCCGCCGGCGCGGACAAGGCCACCTACACCCTGCAGGTGGTGGGCGCCTTCGCC